One genomic segment of Motacilla alba alba isolate MOTALB_02 chromosome 1A, Motacilla_alba_V1.0_pri, whole genome shotgun sequence includes these proteins:
- the CCDC134 gene encoding coiled-coil domain-containing protein 134, which translates to MDFFIVCPFLLALLLSQGSFTDLEKQRVDSGLEIYKKLFEVKRKDQMNALKNLIELNDVNQQYKIIDIMLKGLFKVLEDSRAVLIAADVPPDGPFPQDEKIKDAYSHVVENTAFFGDVVLRFPKIVHHYFDRNSNWNSLIRWGIGFCNLTGVFEQGPHSQVLRLMAQELGISEKSPDYRNPFKTDQSEFFPSADTFQKALRDEEKRRKKEEKRKEIRKGPRISRSQSEL; encoded by the exons ATGGATTTTTTCATCGTCTGTCCCTTTCTGCTGGCcttgctgctgtcccagggcagcttCACAGACCTGGAGAAACAGAGAGTAGACTCTGGCTTGGAAATCT ATAAGAAGCTGTTTGAGGTGAAGCGCAAGGACCAGATGAATGCTCTGAAGAACTTGATTGAGCTCAATGACGTCAACCAGCAGTACAAAATCATTGACATCATGCTCAAGGGACTCTTCAAA GTGCTGGAGGACTCCCGTGCTGTGCTCATCGCTGCCGATGTGCCTCCTGATGGGCCCTTCCCTCAGGATGAGAAGATAAAGGACG CATACTCCCATGTGGTGGAGAACACCGCCTTCTTCGGGGACGTCGTCCTGCGCTTCCCCAAGATTGTGCACCACTACTTCGACCGCAACTCCAACTGGAACAGCCTCATCCGCTGGGGCATCGGCTTCTGCAACCTGACGGGTGTGTTCGAGCAGGGACCCCACTCCCAGGTCCTGAGGCTG ATGGCTCAGGAGCTAGGAATCAGTGAGAAATCACCCGATTACCGCAATCCCTTTAAAACGGACCAGTCAGAG TTTTTCCCCAGTGCTGACACCTTTCAGAAGGCCCTGCGGGatgaggagaagaggaggaaaaaggaagagaagcgGAAGGAGATCCGCAAGGGCCCACGCATCTCCCGCTCACAGTCGGAGCTGTAG